Proteins from a single region of Phyllobacterium sp. T1293:
- a CDS encoding NAD(P)-binding domain-containing protein, whose translation MSSETILPQAEQKTDNSLEHNDVRTLLKADIVVIGAGQAGLSSAYHLQQLGLKSWKNYLVLDKSPGAGGAWQYRWPSLTLTTVNRVHDLPGLRFSDAVDVGDEVKASVAVPQYYAAYEQKFELPVIRPQTVTVVCERAGRFRVETEQGGFSARGIINATGTWETPYIPAYPGAESFKGRQLHTHDYKTADEFAGKHVIVVGGGISALQLLDEISRVTSTTWVTRQEPQFRDQPFTPEDGRAAVAIVEDRVRRGLVPGSVVSVTGIPWTPALRAAQARGVLNRLPMFTDITENGVRWADGTEQRADVILWCTGFRSSLDHLAPLQIREENGGIVMAGRLATQVAKDPRIHLVGYGPSASTIGANRAGGAAARELATHLGLLEG comes from the coding sequence ATGTCTTCAGAAACAATTCTTCCCCAAGCTGAGCAAAAAACGGATAACTCTTTAGAGCATAACGACGTCCGCACTTTGCTGAAGGCGGATATAGTCGTCATTGGTGCCGGACAGGCAGGGCTTTCCTCGGCATACCATCTACAGCAACTTGGTCTCAAATCATGGAAGAATTATCTTGTTCTGGACAAGTCACCCGGCGCTGGCGGGGCATGGCAATATCGCTGGCCATCCCTGACTTTGACGACTGTCAACCGCGTTCATGATCTGCCCGGTTTACGGTTTTCCGATGCGGTGGATGTCGGCGACGAGGTAAAGGCGTCGGTGGCCGTGCCGCAATATTATGCTGCCTATGAGCAGAAGTTTGAACTGCCGGTGATCAGGCCGCAGACAGTTACCGTGGTCTGCGAAAGGGCTGGCCGTTTTCGCGTCGAAACGGAGCAGGGAGGTTTTTCCGCCCGAGGCATCATCAACGCGACAGGGACGTGGGAAACACCCTATATCCCAGCCTATCCGGGCGCCGAAAGTTTCAAGGGCCGCCAGCTTCATACCCACGACTATAAGACCGCCGATGAGTTTGCCGGAAAGCACGTCATTGTTGTCGGCGGGGGTATTTCCGCATTGCAATTACTGGACGAGATTTCGCGTGTCACGTCGACAACCTGGGTGACAAGGCAGGAGCCGCAGTTTCGCGATCAGCCATTCACGCCCGAGGATGGGCGCGCGGCTGTTGCCATAGTGGAGGACAGGGTTAGGCGCGGATTGGTGCCAGGTTCCGTTGTTTCAGTAACCGGCATTCCATGGACGCCAGCCTTGCGGGCCGCCCAAGCACGCGGTGTGCTCAATCGGTTGCCCATGTTCACGGATATTACCGAAAATGGCGTCCGTTGGGCCGATGGTACAGAACAGAGGGCGGACGTCATTCTTTGGTGTACCGGATTCCGCAGTTCTCTGGACCATCTTGCTCCACTGCAAATCCGTGAGGAGAATGGCGGCATCGTCATGGCTGGCAGGCTGGCAACGCAGGTAGCGAAAGATCCACGCATTCATCTGGTTGGATATGGACCTTCCGCCTCTACAATAGGCGCTAACCGCGCGGGCGGGGCTGCGGCGCGCGAGCTTGCGACCCATTTGGGATTGCTGGAAGGATAA
- a CDS encoding NAD(P)-dependent oxidoreductase, with translation MDVGFIGLGLMGQPMALNLVRAGTSLVVWNRSSGKIEPLRAAGARVADSPAEVFRQARIVILMMVDSDATDLVLGRGTPDFVVNVAQRIIVSMGTNSAEYSRGLEADIRAAGGSYVEAPVSGSRKPAEAGLLVAMLAGDPASVDEVRPLMQPMCHQVVECGKVPSALLMKLSINLFLITMVTGLAESFHFAERHQLDLQQFLAVLDAGPMASSVSRLRAHKLVDGDFAALTSISDVLKNNRLIAAAARQSKLASPLLDICYSLYGETVALGHGQEDMAAVVRAIEARTDKGDN, from the coding sequence ATGGATGTTGGTTTTATCGGTCTTGGTCTGATGGGCCAGCCTATGGCGCTCAATCTGGTCAGAGCTGGGACATCGCTTGTCGTGTGGAATCGCTCTTCCGGCAAAATTGAACCTTTACGCGCAGCCGGCGCGCGCGTGGCTGATAGCCCGGCAGAGGTGTTTCGTCAGGCGCGCATTGTCATTCTCATGATGGTTGATAGCGACGCCACCGATCTGGTGCTAGGGCGAGGTACACCGGATTTCGTAGTGAATGTTGCGCAGCGCATCATCGTCAGTATGGGTACGAATTCGGCTGAATATTCGCGCGGGCTTGAAGCTGATATCCGGGCGGCGGGGGGAAGTTATGTTGAGGCACCTGTTTCAGGGTCCCGCAAACCAGCCGAGGCTGGCTTACTCGTGGCAATGCTGGCTGGCGATCCGGCGAGCGTCGATGAAGTGCGGCCATTGATGCAACCCATGTGCCATCAGGTGGTGGAGTGCGGTAAGGTTCCTTCCGCCCTTTTGATGAAGCTGTCGATCAATCTCTTTCTGATCACAATGGTCACTGGCCTCGCCGAATCGTTTCATTTTGCCGAGCGTCATCAGCTTGATCTGCAACAATTTCTCGCTGTGCTCGACGCAGGGCCGATGGCAAGCAGCGTATCGCGCCTCCGCGCCCATAAGCTGGTTGATGGGGATTTTGCGGCGTTAACTTCGATCAGCGATGTTTTGAAGAACAATCGGCTGATTGCAGCTGCAGCGAGACAGTCAAAACTTGCCTCACCCTTACTGGATATTTGTTATTCGCTTTACGGTGAGACCGTGGCTCTCGGGCATGGTCAGGAGGATATGGCCGCCGTTGTCCGCGCCATTGAAGCCCGAACGGATAAGGGTGACAATTGA